In the genome of Oncorhynchus gorbuscha isolate QuinsamMale2020 ecotype Even-year linkage group LG05, OgorEven_v1.0, whole genome shotgun sequence, the window TTGTGTTGTGCCCTTTAAGTGCTGGGTGAGGCTTGATGTAAGGCCCACTGCTTGTGAACACACTGGCAGGCTTCCTCCTCGTCCTCTTCTTCAACTTCCTGCTAAACACATTCTGCCACGACTGCAGTGTCTTTGAGGTCCATATCCACATGCCACTCGTGATGCCCACAACTAACAGCATGAAGATCTTAACCATGAAGATCTCCACGGCCGGGATGGAGCTCTTCATACCACACTCCTCAGACTCTGCATTGTTCCTGCTGCTGTCAACACACTTCTGCTCCACGGCCAGGCTCCTCCAGTAGTCCATGTTGAGCCTCTCGTAGAAGTAGCAGGCGATAACGCAGGTGGCCGGTACAGTGTAGAGGACTGAGAACACGCCGATCCGCACCATCAGCTTCTCCAGTTTATCCGTGTTCTCCCCCTCCGTCTTCATGACCTTGCGGATGTGGAACAGGGCCACGAAGCCCGACAGCAGGAAGGAGGTGCCAATGATGAGGTAGCAGGAGAGTGGGATGAGCACGAAGCATGTGAGAGCTTTCACGTCCATGCTGCCCACGTAGCACACCCCTGTCAGCTCGTCCCCAGCCACCTTCCTCATCACCAGGATCGTGATGGTCTTGACGGCCGGGATGGCCCAGGCTGCCAGGTGGAAGTAGCTGCTGTTGGCCTCAATGGCCTCGTGACCCCACTTCTTCCCTGCAGCCAGGAACCAGGTGAGTGTGAGGATGACCCACCAGAGGGAGCTGGCCATACCAAAGTAGTAGAGGATGAGGAAGACTATGGTGCAGCCGGTGCTTTCCAGACCCTCCTGAATGATGTACTGGACCCCACTGTCCCGGTCACAGGCGATGTTGTCTGCCCCCACAAACAGACGGATCAGGTAGCCCACAGAGTAAACACAGTAGgacatagagagaaagataatGGGCCTCTCAGGGTATTTGAAGCGCTGCGGGTCGATAAGGAAGGTGAGGACAGTGAATGAGCTGGAGACGAAGCAAAGGATGGACCAGATGGCCATCCACACCAGAGAGAACTGCTTATCTCCCTGACTCCAGTACACATCCACTTTGGGGTAGCACTTGGGAGCACAGGACTCACTCTTCTGTACATAGTGGAACTTGCCTGGGTTACTACAGGTCTCCTTGCTCTCCTTGTCCTTCACATGCAGGTCCTGGCCTTTTATGGGCCTCTGAAGCCTGAAGTCAGGAGGCTGAGTGTGGGAGCCTTTTGGGGACTCATCTGAGCCGTTGTTGGGGGCCTCCATGCATAGATTGTTTGGGTCATTTTTGTTGGGTAGTCTGGAGCAGTCCAGGGAGTCAGGCCAGTGGAAGTTGAACTGCTCCATGATAGGGGAGCACTTTTGCCTGGCCTGTTCACACATCACTCTGCAGGCAGGTATGGGGGTGGACACCTGCTCTGTGCACATAGGTGCATACAGCGAACAGAGAAAAAACTTGAGGTGAGTGTGGCATCCAAACTCTATGAGAGGGACAAACTCATGTATCTTGATGGCTGCCTCATTCTGGTCCTCGTGGCCCATCAGATTGGGCATCCTAGTCATGTTGTAGCCAATGTCCTTACACAGGGAGATGACAATCTGTTGACATCTCCCCTCACCTGGCCGGTCTGGGTCTACGGAGCTAATAGCTGAGCAGCCACAACTCAGACAGACCAGCAGCACATTGACAAGGGTCAGTTTGGCAAAGGAATGCATAGTCTCTCCTCTTTGATCCTTTTAGTGGCAAACAATTGAAGATACAATTCTTAGATGAACGTAGAAGTTGCGTCTCCTAAAGGCAAAGACTACTAAAAACCTTTCTGTAGATATTTTTTTTTATGAATGAGCCAAGCAGTGGATGAACTCACAATTGTCTACGAAAGACCCGAGTTTCTCAGTTTTTACTTGTAATTCCTTTGATTCGAATTTAACTCGAGAGAGAATTCCTAACAAGTGTGAATCATTTTCTCGCAAAATAATTGTCGCTTACCATAATGTCCATGCTTGGAAGTGTATACATTTGTTTCAGAATAATCCAACCTGTTCAGAGTATAAACGGGTTTGCACTAGTTGTTGTGTCTAGTCCGTCGCACAGTTCATTTTTTTTCTGTTCGCCtcgatgttttttttttttttggataaAAGTGTTCGGATCCAGACAAACGTTCCAGCGGTCATCAAAGCGCGTTCAGGGACGGTATTCAACTACGTTCAGGACGGATTCCTTCTACCTCTGTCCTGCAGCACGAGTGGAACCAGTCTGTTAAAACTTCAATGTTTAGGCTACCAACTTAACTAAATTGTTCTTCCTTTTGCTCCGCGTTGGGGTTTCGTTGGGGGTATGTGCATACTCACGACAAATCCACGCAAACTGTGTAATAACCTAATAATAACTCAAACAGAGCAGAGATCTATTCCTAACTGCACTCCAGAGACAGAGCAAATCAGTTTGGAGTGGTTGGTGGCACCGCTCGTTTGAGTTGGTCTTCGCCACGGTCCTGGGCTAACCTGCCAAAAGATCCGCCTTCAAAGACAGCTACTTTGCATAAGAAAGATGAAAATGACACGGTGATTATTTTCAAATCGTGCGTAACAGCGTGCATGTTATTTTTTTTAGAGCTTGTTCGCAGCAATCTACTCATTGGTCATTTGTTCTATTTCCGACTAAAACTTTAGATCCAAAAGTGTCCGAATTTAGCACATTCCAGCGCAGGTAGTATGCAGGCACCAAACGCAGCCAAAGACAACCCAACTGGCTCTCTGGTTCTCTTCAATCGAGATATGTTAGTTTCTTTGCCATAACGGACAATTTTCACGGTCCTTGTATTGTGGGAAAATAGGAATTAGTTGAGAGAACAGTTTTTCTCTCCCAAATTCCCCTTATGTATTCTGTGAGTCTGGTAGTGCATTAAATTGTTGTCAAAAAGTATGCTAGTGACTAGGCCTATCAATGCCACTCAGGAACCACTCACAATGCGAATAATGCTTTTCTCTCTATTTCCAACACAATTGTAAGCTATGGAAATCCCAATTTAATCACATATCAGCCTATTCATATTTGCTTCAGGAATAGGGTACATTGTACAGTAAAATCCATATTCATTTTCACAAGGGAATTATGCTCAGAAGGTACTTAGTTAGAATGACCTGCATCATTTAGCATAAAGTAGGTTATTAGCACTGACTTAGACATCACATATATTTATACTTTTCTCCATATTAGCCACCACCAGGCATAATATTCACATTAGTCCTCAGGGATCTCCTCTGCCTTTAATGTCTGCACATGTATGGCCATCACGAAGTGCAGTAATATTTCCACTTAACCAGGtaaagtctaaaagctgctcacTCCCTTCCACTGAATACACATGCTCCATTCTAACCAAATAGGAACATTTTCACAATCTACCACTAAATAATTTACAACTCTTGTTAATTTACCACTCTAATACATTTTACCAGACACATTTAACAATCCACCAATAAAACATTTTATAAGATACATTCAAACTAATTATCACACTTATTTAGACACTTATCTAGGGTGTTTTTTCTTTTTAAAAAACGGTTGAATGTTGCAAGCTTTCACCCCATGATCAGAATCAACAAATAGACCTACAGCTTTGACATCATGATTGACTTGAAATCAATCTTCTTTCTGTAAGAACGTACTATCATAACAAATGTCTGATTATTTGCACATTTATTTCACAAACTGATGCTGTTTTATTCTTTAAGTAAAATATGTCTGAAAATCTGTTATATAATAAGCTTCACCACTAACTTTATTAATAAACGCACAATGTTTCAACACACAATGTTTCAATCCTGATGTTCGCAACCCTTTTATAACCTAtgagaacattacattttaatctTTCAATTGTGTGTGGGGAGATTATGATGAAAGTAAAACACCTGAAGGAGGAACACTGAGACAAATCCATTTCAGTTTTGTTGGAGATGACTAATCATCTGCATCTGATGCAGGCCTAGCCACGGCAGTAATCCTCTGGTAGTGTCATAGTGGCACTGAGTGGCCTGAGGCAGGCCTACCATGGCATTAATCCTCTGGTAGTGTCATAGTGTAGCCTTAGTgtagttagcctggagctagccttgcTAGGCCCATCTGCTAGGCACATCTCCTCTCCCAACTAGCcaaagaggtccatcagccactccttgggctacaatacctattttgtcAACTGGCCTGGACCCCCGCCAAGCCATCATGATTGGACAACCGACGTGATTCGCCCGATGGGGTTTTCTCAACTGGCTCCGCCATCACGTCGTCCCCTGAATACCCATCCGCTAGCCTGCTAgccgcggcccgctagctgtccaGAGCACCTTGGACTGTTAGCTTAAGAGGCCAATCGGACAAATTCTttggccactatacctattttgccaattggcctggtcTACCACACGGAGCCCTGCTTATCCGTCTGCCGACGCAATAACACGAGGAGGCCACAACAGACTTTCTTCCGTCGTGACGTCCCtccaaggcccttctgctagcttgctagcctcAGCCTGCTAGCTGCCTGAAGTCACTCACGGGactcctatgatcactcggctacgcatgcctctcgctaacgtcaatatgccttgtccattgctgttttggttagtaattattgccttatttcactgtagagcctctatcCCTGCTCAATACGCCTTATTTAACACTTTAGTTCCACctaccacacatgcggtgacatcacctgtTTTAAATGATATTTCGAGAGACAATATCCTTTCATCGTCATTCTATGCACAGGTTTACCctcactgtattcacatcctacatcctttgtctgtacattatgccttgaatctattctactaTGCCCAGAAATctactccttttactctctgttctgaacgtactaGACAGTTAttttagcctttagccatacccttatcctactcctcatctgttcctctggtgatgtggaggttaatccaggccctgcagtgcctagctccactcccattccccaggcactctcatttgttgactaatgtaaccgtaaaagccttgatttcatgcatgttaacattagaagcctcctccctaagtttgttttattcactgccctagcacactctgccaacccggatgtcctagccgtgtctgaatcctggctgcactccccacagcaacttgcccaagacTCCCCCATTTCTTCTTCACCCAAATCCCGAAAGCTGAtgctctgaaagagctgcaaaatctggacccctaaaaatcagccgggctagataatctggaccctctcttttcaAAATGATATGCCGAagttgttgcaacccctataacTAGCCTgttcctctcttttgtatcgtctgaggttcccaaagattggaaagctgccacagtcatccccctcttcaaagggggacacactCTAGACcctaactgctacagacctatatctatcctaccctgcctttctaagatctttgaaagccaagttaacaaacagattaccgacaaTTTCAAATCCCAAtctctggtttcagagctggtcatgggtgcacctcagccaatctcaaggtcctaaacgatatcataactgccatcgataagagacattactgtgcaaccgtattcatcgacctggccaaggctttcaactctgtcaatcac includes:
- the LOC124036239 gene encoding frizzled-10-B-like; its protein translation is MHSFAKLTLVNVLLVCLSCGCSAISSVDPDRPGEGRCQQIVISLCKDIGYNMTRMPNLMGHEDQNEAAIKIHEFVPLIEFGCHTHLKFFLCSLYAPMCTEQVSTPIPACRVMCEQARQKCSPIMEQFNFHWPDSLDCSRLPNKNDPNNLCMEAPNNGSDESPKGSHTQPPDFRLQRPIKGQDLHVKDKESKETCSNPGKFHYVQKSESCAPKCYPKVDVYWSQGDKQFSLVWMAIWSILCFVSSSFTVLTFLIDPQRFKYPERPIIFLSMSYCVYSVGYLIRLFVGADNIACDRDSGVQYIIQEGLESTGCTIVFLILYYFGMASSLWWVILTLTWFLAAGKKWGHEAIEANSSYFHLAAWAIPAVKTITILVMRKVAGDELTGVCYVGSMDVKALTCFVLIPLSCYLIIGTSFLLSGFVALFHIRKVMKTEGENTDKLEKLMVRIGVFSVLYTVPATCVIACYFYERLNMDYWRSLAVEQKCVDSSRNNAESEECGMKSSIPAVEIFMVKIFMLLVVGITSGMWIWTSKTLQSWQNVFSRKLKKRTRRKPASVFTSSGPYIKPHPALKGHNTKYEPTRPPPTCV